From the Myxococcales bacterium genome, one window contains:
- a CDS encoding protein kinase, which produces MASGDETMPMQDASGAGVARPPSSGAAAMAPGGTVGRFVVLGALGAGGMGVVLCAFDPELDRKVAIKVLRHGGAGVEARVMLQREAQAMAKLAHPNAVTVYEVGRAGEHVFIAMELIDGSTLKAWLVDEERRWREIVAVFIAAGRGLQAAHDAGLVHRDFKPENVLIGKDGRPRVSDFGLAESGVRVDASPTADPGHSLSVDGAVIGTPKYMAPEQWLGGEVDARSDQFAFCVALWIALGGQAPFDGHTADELRAAVIAGQRREGAARSERQVPTWLWPLLDRGLAVEPAQRWPSVAALLDAITERMTLRRRAWVLGGAAAMVLSASGAVLVAGRGGHDVSAVCAPPDARLAVVWGAARRASLATHLAAIDPTYGAARHAAAAAVFDRAAPAWRDMFVETCRANKVENRQSDTVLDARMKCLDRWLVGLDGAVRTLERAGDAAALEGAIKATTTVAALDGCADPDALLAAQDLPEAPAARAEATAILAEVEAANNARRAGVTDGLAARADAAIARARTLGHELTLSRALALRWRIAVVTGDIPGGLAFLRELTEVASRGGDDVEAAKTWSLMGRLTAQFQGQPDQARVMMLAARAASARAGDPPLVRAEVLTNEADVLTAAGDTDGALADLDEARRLLQRAGADQPGSPVASQLAGLLQSLGEAHWYAGRHDAALPPLREAIVLYDRAFGPDTADAAGVYLDVAQVLRDQRTYPDALAAADQAVRVRMRRDPDAVDTALAISTRASILTYLGRHAEAIADAERAVALGAAALAPDDGVLLSLRSTVADILVDAGRRSAAAAIYRDLLAIADRTGMDSANVAMWQRNLARLDAPRP; this is translated from the coding sequence ATGGCGAGCGGCGACGAGACCATGCCGATGCAGGACGCGTCCGGCGCGGGCGTGGCGCGGCCGCCGTCGAGCGGCGCCGCGGCGATGGCGCCGGGCGGCACCGTCGGGCGGTTCGTCGTCCTCGGGGCGCTCGGCGCCGGTGGCATGGGCGTGGTGCTGTGCGCGTTCGATCCCGAGCTCGACCGCAAGGTGGCGATCAAGGTGCTGCGCCACGGCGGCGCCGGCGTCGAGGCGCGCGTGATGCTGCAGCGCGAGGCCCAGGCGATGGCCAAGCTCGCGCACCCCAACGCGGTGACGGTGTACGAGGTCGGCCGCGCCGGCGAGCACGTGTTCATCGCGATGGAGCTGATCGACGGCAGCACGCTCAAGGCCTGGCTCGTCGACGAGGAGCGCCGCTGGCGCGAGATCGTCGCCGTGTTCATCGCCGCCGGGCGCGGGCTGCAGGCAGCGCACGACGCCGGCCTGGTCCACCGCGACTTCAAGCCAGAGAACGTGCTGATCGGCAAGGACGGGCGGCCCCGGGTCAGCGACTTCGGCCTCGCCGAGAGCGGCGTGCGCGTCGACGCCTCGCCGACCGCCGACCCCGGGCACAGCCTCAGCGTCGACGGCGCCGTGATCGGCACCCCGAAGTACATGGCGCCCGAGCAGTGGCTGGGCGGCGAGGTCGACGCCCGCAGCGATCAGTTCGCGTTCTGTGTCGCGCTGTGGATCGCGCTCGGCGGCCAGGCGCCGTTCGACGGCCACACCGCCGACGAGCTGCGCGCCGCGGTGATCGCCGGGCAGCGCCGCGAGGGCGCGGCCCGCTCGGAGCGCCAGGTGCCGACCTGGCTGTGGCCGCTGCTCGATCGCGGGCTCGCCGTCGAGCCCGCGCAGCGCTGGCCCAGCGTCGCGGCGCTGCTCGACGCCATCACCGAGCGGATGACCTTGCGGCGCCGCGCCTGGGTGCTGGGCGGCGCGGCGGCGATGGTGCTGTCGGCGAGCGGCGCGGTGCTCGTCGCCGGGCGCGGCGGCCACGACGTGTCCGCGGTGTGCGCGCCGCCCGACGCGCGGCTCGCCGTCGTGTGGGGCGCCGCCCGCAGGGCGTCGCTCGCCACCCATCTCGCCGCCATCGATCCGACCTACGGCGCGGCCCGTCACGCGGCGGCGGCGGCGGTGTTCGATCGCGCGGCGCCAGCGTGGCGCGACATGTTCGTCGAGACCTGCCGCGCCAACAAGGTCGAGAACCGGCAGTCCGACACGGTGCTCGACGCCCGCATGAAGTGTCTCGACCGCTGGCTGGTCGGGCTCGACGGCGCGGTGCGCACGCTCGAGCGAGCCGGCGACGCCGCCGCGCTCGAGGGCGCGATCAAGGCGACCACCACGGTCGCGGCGCTCGACGGCTGCGCCGACCCCGACGCGCTGCTCGCGGCCCAGGACCTGCCCGAGGCGCCAGCCGCGCGCGCCGAGGCCACGGCCATCCTCGCCGAGGTCGAGGCCGCCAACAACGCTCGCCGCGCCGGCGTGACCGACGGGCTCGCCGCCCGCGCCGACGCCGCCATCGCCCGCGCCCGCACGCTCGGCCACGAGCTCACGCTGTCGCGCGCGCTCGCGCTGCGCTGGCGCATCGCGGTCGTCACCGGCGACATCCCCGGCGGCCTCGCGTTCCTCCGCGAGCTGACCGAGGTCGCGTCGCGCGGTGGTGACGACGTCGAGGCCGCCAAGACCTGGTCGCTGATGGGCCGCCTGACCGCCCAGTTCCAGGGCCAACCCGACCAGGCCCGCGTCATGATGCTCGCGGCCCGCGCCGCCTCGGCCCGCGCCGGCGATCCGCCGCTGGTCCGCGCCGAGGTCCTCACCAACGAGGCCGACGTGCTCACCGCGGCCGGCGACACCGACGGCGCGCTCGCTGATCTCGACGAGGCCCGCCGCCTGCTGCAGCGCGCCGGCGCCGACCAGCCCGGCTCACCGGTCGCGTCCCAGCTCGCCGGCCTCTTGCAGTCGCTCGGCGAGGCCCACTGGTACGCCGGGCGCCACGACGCCGCGCTCCCACCCCTGCGCGAGGCCATCGTCCTCTACGATCGCGCCTTCGGCCCCGACACCGCCGACGCCGCCGGCGTCTACCTCGACGTCGCCCAGGTCCTGCGCGACCAGCGCACGTACCCTGACGCGCTCGCCGCCGCCGACCAGGCCGTCCGCGTCCGCATGCGGCGCGACCCCGACGCCGTCGACACCGCGCTCGCCATCTCCACCCGCGCCTCCATCCTCACCTACCTCGGCCGCCACGCCGAGGCCATCGCCGACGCCGAGCGGGCCGTCGCGCTCGGCGCCGCCGCGCTGGCGCCCGACGACGGCGTCCTGCTCTCTCTCCGCTCCACCGTCGCCGACATCCTGGTCGACGCCGGCCGCCGGTCCGCCGCCGCCGCCATCTACCGCGACCTCCTCGCCATCGCCGATCGCACCGGCATGGACTCCGCCAACGTCGCCATGTGGCAGCGCAACCTCGCGCGCCTCGACGCGCCGCGCCCCTGA
- a CDS encoding Rieske 2Fe-2S domain-containing protein codes for MLRVRLARLADLPTDALVAFTVAGVTWPVLAGVFGGEIIATAGVCPHEDVALADGEVDLADGCLTCPGHGYVFDLRTGACLHDRSLNLRRYRAVVVGDEVWIELV; via the coding sequence GTGCTGCGCGTGCGCCTGGCGCGGCTGGCCGACCTGCCCACCGACGCGCTCGTGGCGTTCACCGTCGCGGGCGTCACCTGGCCCGTGCTCGCGGGCGTGTTCGGCGGCGAGATCATCGCCACCGCCGGCGTGTGCCCGCACGAAGACGTCGCGCTCGCCGACGGCGAGGTCGACCTCGCCGACGGCTGCCTCACCTGCCCCGGCCACGGCTACGTCTTCGACCTGCGCACCGGCGCGTGCTTGCACGATCGGTCCTTGAACCTGCGCCGCTACCGCGCGGTCGTCGTCGGCGACGAGGTCTGGATCGAGCTGGTGTGA
- a CDS encoding ABC transporter permease — protein MSGVRFKQWSPSVWVGAIMVAVFIVLGLFGPWLAPYPVGARAMDLDHMYAPMSWAHWLGTDKSGIDTLSQLLHGAREALILSVIVVAISASIGVTIGMVAGYARGVVDEVIMRVVDIFLAFPGLLLNIAIVAVVARPGLPIFIIALCANGWVGYARVARGQVLTLRERDYVIAARALGASTPRILFHHIAPNLIAPLLVQMSLSFGNVIAAEASLSFLGLGPQIDHTWGAMLEQGTSFLWKPGFRHYALAAGFAIAWVVLAANLLGDGLRDRLDPRQRGRL, from the coding sequence GTGAGCGGCGTGCGCTTCAAGCAGTGGTCACCGAGCGTGTGGGTCGGCGCGATCATGGTCGCGGTGTTCATCGTGCTCGGCCTGTTCGGCCCGTGGCTGGCGCCGTACCCGGTCGGCGCCCGCGCGATGGATCTCGATCACATGTACGCGCCGATGTCGTGGGCGCATTGGCTCGGCACCGACAAGAGCGGCATCGACACGCTGTCGCAGCTGCTGCACGGCGCCCGCGAGGCGCTGATCCTGTCGGTGATCGTGGTCGCGATCAGCGCGTCGATCGGCGTGACGATCGGCATGGTCGCCGGCTACGCGCGCGGCGTCGTCGACGAGGTGATCATGCGCGTCGTCGACATCTTCCTGGCGTTCCCGGGGCTCCTGCTCAACATCGCGATCGTCGCGGTCGTGGCGCGGCCGGGCCTGCCGATCTTCATCATCGCGCTGTGCGCCAACGGCTGGGTCGGCTACGCCCGGGTCGCCCGCGGCCAGGTGCTCACCCTGCGCGAGCGCGACTACGTCATCGCGGCCAGGGCCCTGGGCGCGTCGACGCCGCGGATCCTCTTCCACCACATCGCGCCCAACCTGATCGCGCCGCTGCTGGTGCAGATGTCGCTCAGCTTCGGCAACGTCATCGCCGCCGAGGCGTCGCTGTCGTTCCTCGGGCTCGGCCCCCAGATCGATCACACCTGGGGCGCGATGCTCGAGCAGGGCACGTCGTTCCTGTGGAAGCCCGGCTTCCGCCACTACGCGCTGGCCGCCGGCTTCGCGATCGCCTGGGTCGTGCTCGCCGCCAACCTGCTCGGCGACGGCCTGCGCGATCGCCTCGACCCGCGCCAGCGAGGCCGGCTCTAG
- a CDS encoding ABC transporter permease: MGAFILRRLGLGILSMLGVSLLVFLFLHVIPGDPVDHLAGGEATPEQRAKIVKCMGLDVSLPEQFVNFMGQVADRTLGHQCPDPEGKPTVADLIADAFPHTVALALVGLAFAIVMALPLGIYAALRRGTWFDTLAAIGALAGIAIPNMLLGPLLLLLFFVDLGWLPGLFEIGPAAIILPAFAIGTHLMAMLARMTRSAMVEVLGEDYLRTARAKGLPERVVVWKHALRNAIMPVVTVAGLQFGSLLSGSIIIENIFARPGLGSLLLAAIRERNYPVVQGCVLVIAGSYVLVNIAVDVAYGLIDPRVRRA, encoded by the coding sequence CTGGGCGCCTTCATCCTCCGACGCCTCGGCCTCGGCATCCTGTCGATGCTCGGGGTGTCGCTGCTGGTGTTCCTGTTCCTGCACGTGATCCCCGGCGACCCGGTCGATCACCTGGCCGGCGGCGAGGCCACGCCCGAGCAGCGCGCGAAGATCGTCAAGTGCATGGGCCTCGACGTGTCGCTGCCCGAGCAGTTCGTGAACTTCATGGGGCAGGTGGCCGACCGCACGCTCGGCCACCAGTGCCCCGATCCCGAGGGCAAGCCGACGGTGGCCGACCTGATCGCCGACGCGTTCCCGCACACCGTGGCGCTGGCCCTGGTCGGGCTCGCGTTCGCGATCGTGATGGCGCTGCCGCTCGGCATCTACGCGGCGCTCCGGCGCGGCACCTGGTTCGACACGCTGGCGGCGATCGGCGCGCTGGCCGGGATCGCGATCCCGAACATGCTCCTGGGGCCGCTGCTGCTGCTGCTGTTCTTCGTCGATCTCGGCTGGCTGCCGGGCCTGTTCGAGATCGGCCCCGCCGCGATCATCCTGCCGGCGTTCGCGATCGGCACCCACCTGATGGCGATGCTCGCGCGCATGACCCGCTCGGCGATGGTCGAGGTGCTGGGCGAGGACTACCTGCGGACCGCGCGCGCCAAGGGCCTGCCCGAGCGCGTCGTCGTCTGGAAGCACGCGCTGCGCAACGCGATCATGCCGGTCGTGACCGTCGCCGGCTTGCAGTTCGGCAGCCTGCTGTCCGGGTCGATCATCATCGAGAACATCTTCGCGCGCCCGGGCCTGGGCTCGCTCTTGCTGGCGGCGATCCGCGAGCGCAACTACCCCGTGGTCCAGGGCTGCGTGCTGGTGATCGCCGGCTCGTACGTGCTGGTCAACATCGCCGTCGACGTCGCCTACGGGCTGATCGACCCGCGGGTGCGGCGGGCGTGA
- a CDS encoding GAF domain-containing protein, with product MTSRPATVHIHHAGDRSVDGILRLIAVAGEDAPLEQALTTMCRELAAITEVDVVSAYVREPDEDGVDRLVMRGNHGFPPGAIGAVRLSFGEGLTGLCAECLRPVSVAVGPDERHFKLVPGLGEQFPAYLGVPLIGGGRALGVLVLQRRARTGFTPTEVTLATALAAPVTLAVERRFGRAAMAQARGSMASPWPRARRSRARRSCRPWRRSASAATSTSPGPWRACRPISSARADACASTATPTRRWRWPRSSCSCSTAGCTSGSPRRRRRWRAWRPWPATTRARRSRWPRPTATRRRSIARPRSRTCWCSWA from the coding sequence ATGACCTCGCGCCCGGCCACCGTCCACATCCACCACGCCGGTGATCGCTCGGTCGACGGCATCCTGCGGCTGATCGCGGTCGCCGGCGAGGACGCGCCGCTCGAGCAGGCGCTGACGACGATGTGCCGCGAGCTCGCGGCGATCACCGAGGTCGACGTCGTCAGCGCGTACGTCCGGGAACCGGACGAAGACGGCGTCGACCGCCTGGTCATGCGCGGCAACCACGGCTTCCCGCCCGGCGCGATCGGCGCGGTGCGCCTGAGCTTCGGCGAGGGCCTGACCGGGCTGTGCGCCGAGTGCCTGCGCCCGGTGTCGGTCGCGGTCGGCCCCGACGAGCGCCACTTCAAGCTGGTGCCGGGCCTGGGCGAGCAGTTCCCCGCGTACCTGGGCGTACCGTTGATCGGTGGCGGCCGCGCGCTCGGCGTGCTGGTGCTGCAGCGCCGGGCCCGGACCGGGTTCACGCCGACCGAGGTGACGCTGGCGACCGCGCTCGCGGCGCCGGTGACGCTCGCGGTCGAGCGCCGGTTCGGGCGCGCGGCGATGGCCCAGGCGCGCGGCTCGATGGCGTCACCGTGGCCCCGGGCTCGGCGGTCGCGCGCGCGACGATCCTGCCGACCCTGGCGGCGCTCGGCGAGCGCGGCGACCTCGACATCGCCGGGGCCCTGGCGCGCCTGCCGACCGATCTCGAGCGCGCGCGCCGACGCCTGCGCAAGCACGGCGACGCCGACGCGCAGGTGGCGCTGGCCGAGGTCGAGCTGCTCCTGCTCGACGGCCGGCTGCACGAGCGGGTCGCCGCGGCGCCGCCGACGGTGGCGGGCCTGGCGACCGTGGCCCGCGACTACGCGCGCGCGCCGTTCAAGGTGGCCGCGGCCCACGGCCACGCGCCGGCGTTCGATCGCGCGGCCGAGGTCGAGGACCTGCTGGTGCTCTTGGGCGTGA
- a CDS encoding D-tyrosyl-tRNA(Tyr) deacylase, with translation MRAVIQRCRRASVTVAGAVVGEIGHGLVVLLGAGKGDGDDDLGYVVDKLVNLRIFADDDGKMNRSVLDVAGGVLMISQFTLYADVRKGRRPAFLDALDPGPAEALYERAVAAVRSAGVAQVATGVFRADMQVELVNDGPVTIMIDSRRQF, from the coding sequence ATGCGAGCCGTCATCCAGCGCTGCCGGCGCGCGTCTGTGACCGTGGCCGGCGCGGTCGTGGGTGAGATCGGTCACGGGCTGGTGGTGCTGCTGGGGGCGGGCAAGGGCGACGGCGACGACGACCTCGGCTACGTGGTCGACAAGCTGGTCAACCTGCGGATCTTCGCCGACGACGACGGCAAGATGAACCGGTCGGTGCTCGACGTGGCCGGCGGGGTGCTGATGATCTCGCAGTTCACGCTCTACGCCGACGTGCGCAAGGGGCGGCGGCCAGCGTTCCTCGACGCGCTCGACCCGGGTCCAGCCGAGGCGCTGTACGAGCGGGCGGTGGCGGCGGTGCGCAGCGCCGGCGTCGCGCAGGTCGCGACCGGCGTGTTCCGAGCCGACATGCAGGTCGAGCTGGTCAACGACGGACCGGTCACGATCATGATCGACTCGCGCCGGCAGTTCTGA